In one Brevibacillus composti genomic region, the following are encoded:
- a CDS encoding response regulator, translating to MSNKVLIVDDAAFMRMMIKEILSKNGYSVVGEASDGAQAVEKYKELGPDLVTMDITMPEMDGITALKEIKKLDPNARVIMCSAMGQQAMVIDAIQAGAKDFIVKPFQADRVLEAIKKTLS from the coding sequence ATGTCTAACAAAGTTCTCATCGTAGATGACGCCGCATTCATGCGCATGATGATCAAGGAAATTCTGTCCAAAAACGGCTACAGTGTCGTCGGAGAAGCGAGTGACGGGGCACAGGCTGTCGAGAAGTACAAAGAACTCGGACCAGACCTTGTTACCATGGATATCACCATGCCGGAGATGGATGGGATCACGGCTCTGAAAGAAATCAAGAAACTGGATCCAAATGCTCGCGTCATCATGTGCTCCGCGATGGGGCAGCAAGCGATGGTGATTGACGCCATTCAGGCGGGAGCCAAAGATTTTATCGTCAAGCCGTTCCAGGCGGATCGCGTGTTGGAAGCGATCAAAAAAACATTGAGCTAA
- a CDS encoding flagellar biosynthetic protein FliO, with translation MCCLLLLVASLPVQVFAEDSSVADALKKGTLSSDGSAGSQAPAPIPGSESGSMWGYLVQVIFSLAIILVLIYGLLRFLSKRQVGMAQGPIKVISAAPLGNGKSVQVVMIGESLYVLGVGDNVQLLQHIPAGEEADLILAEIEMKTGSSLPWPSWLPFGAKRSKDEEFFQPTEVPGRTFEEMLRSQWGEVSKKQEQPLRWMDEQGKDRGD, from the coding sequence ATGTGCTGCCTGCTGCTGCTTGTCGCTTCCCTTCCGGTCCAGGTGTTTGCCGAGGACAGTTCCGTAGCGGATGCGCTGAAAAAAGGCACGCTGTCATCAGATGGGTCCGCCGGTTCACAAGCGCCGGCACCCATACCAGGAAGCGAGTCTGGCAGCATGTGGGGCTACCTGGTTCAAGTTATCTTTTCGCTTGCCATCATTCTGGTGCTGATCTATGGATTGCTCCGCTTCCTCTCCAAACGACAAGTAGGCATGGCCCAAGGGCCGATCAAAGTGATCAGCGCGGCTCCGCTCGGGAATGGAAAATCAGTGCAAGTGGTCATGATTGGCGAATCGCTGTACGTGCTGGGAGTCGGTGATAATGTCCAGCTTCTGCAGCATATCCCGGCAGGAGAAGAGGCAGACCTGATTCTGGCCGAGATCGAGATGAAAACCGGCAGCTCGCTGCCGTGGCCATCATGGCTTCCGTTTGGCGCAAAGCGCTCTAAGGACGAAGAGTTCTTTCAGCCCACCGAGGTACCAGGCCGCACGTTTGAAGAGATGCTTCGCAGTCAGTGGGGAGAAGTATCCAAAAAGCAGGAGCAGCCGCTCCGCTGGATGGATGAGCAAGGGAAGGACAGAGGGGATTGA
- the fliP gene encoding flagellar type III secretion system pore protein FliP (The bacterial flagellar biogenesis protein FliP forms a type III secretion system (T3SS)-type pore required for flagellar assembly.), with the protein MKHVLQLIAIALALLVMPDMAQAAPIQPPLVPSIDLKIGGGTGTPQETSSAIQLLLILTVLSVAPAILLLMTSFTRIVVVLSFVRNALATQQMPPNQVLIALALFMTFFIMAPTLAKVNDTAVQPFMQGQLSQEQAFAAAVIPFKEFMAQQTREKDLALFLEFAKAERPTTVQDIPLTALVPAFAISELKTAFQIGFMIFIPFLVIDMIIASILMGMGMMMLPPVMISLPFKILLFIMVDGWYLVVRSLLTSF; encoded by the coding sequence ATGAAACACGTACTGCAGCTGATCGCGATCGCGCTTGCATTGCTCGTCATGCCCGATATGGCGCAAGCGGCTCCTATCCAACCGCCATTGGTCCCGTCGATTGATCTGAAAATCGGGGGCGGAACGGGAACGCCGCAGGAAACCTCTTCGGCGATCCAGCTGCTGCTGATCTTGACCGTACTGTCGGTCGCACCGGCCATATTGCTGCTCATGACCAGTTTTACGCGGATTGTCGTCGTCCTGTCCTTTGTCCGCAATGCGCTGGCGACGCAACAAATGCCACCCAATCAGGTGTTGATCGCGCTGGCCCTGTTTATGACCTTCTTCATCATGGCTCCGACATTGGCCAAGGTAAACGATACAGCGGTCCAGCCGTTCATGCAGGGGCAGCTGTCGCAGGAGCAGGCATTTGCAGCAGCAGTGATCCCGTTTAAGGAATTCATGGCCCAGCAGACGCGCGAGAAGGATCTGGCTCTGTTTCTGGAGTTCGCCAAGGCGGAGCGACCAACGACGGTACAGGATATCCCGCTGACGGCATTGGTTCCCGCTTTTGCAATCAGTGAGCTGAAGACGGCATTTCAGATTGGCTTCATGATTTTTATTCCGTTTCTGGTCATTGACATGATTATCGCGAGCATCCTGATGGGGATGGGGATGATGATGCTCCCCCCGGTAATGATTTCACTGCCGTTCAAAATCCTGCTGTTCATTATGGTGGACGGCTGGTACTTGGTGGTCAGATCGCTTTTGACCAGCTTTTAG
- the fliQ gene encoding flagellar biosynthesis protein FliQ: MTQELLMRVAQSAVYTILLIAAPALGVGLLVGLLVSIFQATTQIQEQTLAFIPKIVAILITILAVGPWMLRVMLEFAMGIFGNLHQFVG; encoded by the coding sequence GTGACACAAGAGTTACTCATGAGAGTGGCCCAAAGCGCAGTTTACACCATATTGCTGATCGCGGCTCCAGCGCTGGGTGTCGGCCTGTTGGTAGGCTTGCTCGTCAGCATTTTTCAGGCAACCACCCAGATCCAGGAGCAGACACTTGCCTTTATTCCCAAAATCGTCGCGATTCTGATTACGATTTTGGCTGTGGGTCCGTGGATGCTGCGGGTCATGCTGGAATTCGCGATGGGGATTTTTGGCAATCTTCATCAGTTTGTCGGATAA
- the fliR gene encoding flagellar biosynthetic protein FliR, with amino-acid sequence MASLMLHLPVLLLVFVRLTAFFVSAPFFSQRGVPNQFKVGLALFMAIISFGSVPLQGAVPLDLTFILHVIKEALVGVILGYICELIYVSVQVAGGMMDMQMGLAMANVIDPRTGAYVPLTGQFKNVLAMLYFLSINGHHMLIHGIISSYQAIPLDTMWAAFGSEQVMWMAVKVFREMFLSAFMMAIPIVVSLFLVDLSLGIIAKSVPQFNIFVVGLPIKLLASFLMLMVVMPAFLLTLSGLFEKMFRSFAEMMKLLGGTG; translated from the coding sequence ATGGCATCGCTCATGCTTCATCTGCCTGTGCTGCTGCTCGTGTTTGTTCGTCTAACAGCCTTTTTTGTATCGGCCCCGTTCTTCTCCCAGAGAGGCGTGCCGAATCAATTTAAAGTGGGTCTCGCCCTGTTCATGGCAATCATCAGCTTCGGCTCTGTGCCGCTGCAAGGGGCAGTCCCCCTCGACCTCACCTTTATCCTGCACGTGATCAAGGAAGCGCTCGTCGGCGTCATTCTGGGCTACATCTGCGAGCTGATCTACGTATCCGTTCAGGTCGCGGGCGGGATGATGGACATGCAGATGGGACTGGCTATGGCCAACGTCATTGACCCGCGTACAGGAGCCTATGTCCCGCTTACCGGTCAGTTTAAAAATGTGCTCGCGATGCTGTACTTCCTCAGTATCAATGGCCATCACATGTTGATCCACGGGATTATTTCCAGCTATCAGGCGATCCCCTTGGATACCATGTGGGCGGCATTTGGCAGTGAGCAGGTCATGTGGATGGCCGTCAAGGTGTTTCGCGAAATGTTTCTCAGCGCCTTCATGATGGCGATCCCGATCGTCGTCTCGCTGTTTCTCGTAGACCTGTCTCTTGGTATTATCGCCAAATCCGTGCCGCAGTTTAATATCTTTGTCGTCGGCTTGCCGATCAAACTGCTTGCCAGCTTTTTGATGCTGATGGTTGTCATGCCCGCATTTTTATTGACGCTCAGCGGTTTGTTTGAAAAAATGTTTCGTTCCTTTGCGGAGATGATGAAGCTTCTCGGAGGCACAGGATGA
- the flhB gene encoding flagellar biosynthesis protein FlhB gives MNRITFFYPVDLQFFAGEKTEKATPKKKQDARKKGQVVKSADISPAFGLLTVFLVLTALGSSMFHSMQNLFRESLITFSTWQVNQENLGIITAKVGWEAVKIVGPVLAAVFVVSLVANYAQVGWLFTTETLKFKLEKLNPIQGFKRMFSLRSLVELGKSLFKIGAGILVAYTILWDVREELTTLSLQPLEAAISFAGAEATKLGMYIGLLLFILAVFDYAYQKYEHEKNLRMSKQDIKDEHKMSEGDPLVKGKIRERQRSMAIRRMMQELPKADVVITNPTHFAVAIRYDAKEMHAPTVIAKGQDYMALRIKDVAKKHRIVTMENKPLARALYSQVEIGQPIPEELFKAVAEVLAYVYKLQGKVK, from the coding sequence ATGAACCGAATCACGTTTTTCTACCCTGTCGATTTGCAGTTTTTTGCCGGTGAGAAGACGGAAAAAGCGACTCCGAAAAAGAAGCAGGACGCGCGAAAAAAGGGACAGGTGGTCAAAAGTGCAGACATCTCCCCGGCTTTCGGGCTATTGACCGTGTTCCTGGTACTGACAGCGCTCGGCTCCAGCATGTTTCACTCCATGCAGAATCTGTTCCGCGAGTCTCTGATCACCTTCAGCACCTGGCAGGTGAATCAGGAAAACCTGGGGATCATCACGGCCAAGGTCGGCTGGGAAGCGGTGAAAATCGTCGGTCCCGTGCTGGCAGCCGTGTTTGTGGTATCTTTGGTGGCCAACTACGCGCAGGTGGGTTGGCTGTTTACGACAGAAACACTGAAGTTCAAGCTGGAGAAGCTGAATCCGATTCAAGGCTTCAAACGAATGTTCAGTCTGCGCTCTCTAGTAGAGCTGGGCAAGTCGCTGTTTAAAATCGGCGCCGGTATTTTGGTAGCCTACACGATTTTATGGGATGTGCGGGAGGAATTGACTACACTCTCCCTGCAGCCGCTGGAAGCAGCCATTTCTTTTGCCGGCGCGGAAGCAACCAAGCTGGGCATGTATATCGGACTGCTTCTGTTCATACTGGCGGTATTTGATTACGCCTACCAAAAGTACGAACATGAGAAAAATCTCCGGATGTCCAAGCAAGATATCAAAGACGAACACAAGATGTCCGAGGGGGACCCGCTTGTCAAGGGCAAAATTCGGGAGCGTCAGCGCAGCATGGCCATCCGCCGGATGATGCAGGAGCTGCCCAAAGCTGACGTGGTCATTACCAACCCGACGCATTTCGCAGTCGCCATCCGCTATGATGCGAAAGAGATGCACGCTCCGACGGTCATCGCCAAAGGGCAGGACTACATGGCCCTCAGAATCAAGGACGTCGCCAAAAAGCACCGGATTGTAACCATGGAAAACAAGCCGCTCGCCCGGGCTTTATATAGTCAGGTGGAGATCGGTCAGCCGATTCCCGAGGAATTGTTTAAGGCAGTGGCCGAAGTTCTCGCCTATGTCTACAAGCTGCAAGGGAAAGTGAAGTAA
- the flhA gene encoding flagellar biosynthesis protein FlhA, with translation MGFKFKELGTVLFVISIVVMMVIPLPSELLDLLLILNISLALTILLVSMYTRETLQFSIFPTVVLITTLFRLALNVSTTRNILSHAEGGKVIEAFGSFVVGGNQVVGFVVFLILVIIQFIVITKGSERVAEVAARFTLDAMPGKQMSIDADLNAGMITDTEARVRRKKIEDEADFYGAMDGASKFVKGDAIAGIIIFIVNIIGGFIIGMVIHDMSFAESASKFTTMSVGDALVSQIPALLISTATGIIVTRATSGEGLGEDIANQMFSYPRLLYIVAGAIFLLGLLTPIGLLPVVPVAGLLAFAGWKTSQKQQVAWEENVQQEEDQQMAEVRSPESVVNLLQVDPIEFEFGYGLIPLADAKQGGDLLDRVIMIRRQIALEMGIVVPVIRIRDNIQLRPNEYVIKIKGNQVASGELLLDHYLAMSPGFDDDSVVGIETVEPAFGLPALWVTEENKEIAELSGYTVVDPPSVVATHLTEVIKRHAHELLGRQETRALIDNVREVAPVLVDELIPGSLSIGDVQKVLQKLLREKVSIRNLVVILEALADHAMYTKDPDVLTEYVRQAMSRQITLQYSEPGQPLRVITAGPGLEKVISERVEQTEQGSYLAIDPETSQRIYQTMSTEVSKMVNSGQQPIILSSPAIRMYLRQLMERMMPDVPVLSYSELEPHVEVQSVGMVNIS, from the coding sequence GTGGGATTCAAATTTAAAGAACTCGGAACAGTCCTGTTTGTCATTAGCATCGTCGTCATGATGGTAATCCCACTGCCTTCTGAGCTGCTGGATCTGCTGCTCATTTTGAACATCTCGCTGGCATTGACTATTTTGCTCGTATCCATGTACACGCGAGAGACCCTGCAGTTCTCCATCTTTCCCACCGTTGTCCTGATTACGACGCTTTTTCGATTGGCCCTGAACGTTTCGACGACGCGCAACATCCTCTCGCACGCCGAGGGGGGGAAGGTGATTGAGGCCTTCGGCAGCTTCGTCGTCGGTGGAAATCAAGTCGTCGGCTTCGTTGTTTTCCTGATTCTCGTCATTATTCAGTTTATTGTGATTACCAAAGGGTCGGAGCGCGTCGCCGAGGTAGCTGCCCGCTTTACGCTGGACGCCATGCCCGGAAAGCAGATGAGTATCGACGCGGACCTGAATGCCGGGATGATTACCGATACAGAAGCGCGAGTGCGGCGGAAAAAAATCGAGGATGAAGCCGATTTCTACGGAGCCATGGATGGTGCCAGTAAATTCGTAAAAGGGGACGCCATCGCAGGTATCATCATTTTTATCGTAAATATAATCGGCGGTTTCATCATCGGGATGGTCATCCACGACATGAGCTTTGCAGAATCGGCCTCCAAATTCACGACGATGTCCGTCGGTGACGCGCTCGTCAGCCAGATTCCCGCGCTGCTGATTTCGACAGCGACCGGGATTATCGTGACCCGCGCTACCTCTGGCGAAGGGCTGGGAGAGGATATCGCCAATCAGATGTTCAGCTACCCGCGCCTTCTGTATATCGTCGCAGGAGCGATCTTCCTCCTCGGTCTGCTGACGCCGATCGGTCTGCTCCCTGTGGTGCCGGTCGCAGGATTGCTGGCGTTTGCCGGCTGGAAAACCTCGCAAAAACAGCAGGTGGCCTGGGAAGAGAACGTACAGCAGGAAGAAGATCAGCAGATGGCGGAGGTGCGCAGTCCGGAGAGCGTAGTCAATCTGTTGCAGGTAGACCCGATCGAATTCGAATTCGGCTACGGGCTGATACCGCTGGCGGATGCCAAACAGGGGGGCGACCTCTTGGACCGCGTCATCATGATTCGCCGGCAAATTGCTTTGGAAATGGGGATCGTGGTGCCGGTCATTCGCATCCGCGACAATATTCAGCTGCGCCCCAATGAATATGTGATCAAAATCAAAGGAAACCAGGTGGCATCCGGAGAGCTGCTGCTCGATCATTACCTGGCGATGAGTCCGGGATTCGACGATGATTCGGTCGTCGGGATCGAAACCGTGGAACCGGCGTTTGGCCTTCCCGCATTATGGGTAACAGAAGAGAATAAGGAGATTGCTGAGCTGTCTGGCTACACGGTCGTCGATCCGCCTTCTGTCGTGGCTACGCACTTGACCGAAGTGATCAAGCGGCATGCGCATGAACTGCTGGGCCGTCAAGAGACCCGCGCACTGATAGACAATGTCAGGGAAGTGGCGCCTGTGCTGGTGGACGAACTGATTCCAGGCTCCCTGTCCATCGGGGATGTTCAAAAGGTGCTGCAAAAACTGCTGCGCGAGAAGGTGTCCATCCGCAATCTCGTCGTGATTCTCGAAGCGTTGGCCGATCATGCGATGTACACCAAAGATCCGGATGTTTTGACCGAGTATGTGCGGCAGGCGATGTCTCGCCAGATCACGCTGCAATACAGTGAGCCGGGACAGCCGCTGCGGGTCATTACAGCTGGCCCCGGGCTGGAAAAAGTCATTTCCGAACGCGTGGAGCAGACGGAGCAGGGCAGCTATCTGGCCATCGACCCGGAAACCTCGCAGCGCATCTACCAAACCATGTCAACGGAGGTCAGCAAAATGGTCAATTCCGGACAGCAGCCGATCATTCTCTCATCCCCGGCGATTCGCATGTATTTGCGTCAGCTGATGGAACGGATGATGCCGGATGTGCCCGTCTTGTCCTACAGTGAGCTGGAGCCGCACGTTGAAGTGCAAAGTGTAGGGATGGTGAACATTTCATGA